A part of Candidatus Methanoperedens sp. genomic DNA contains:
- a CDS encoding DNA topoisomerase IV subunit A, translating to MIEKSNKEIRDSLSKTTLKKLIQDFYEQFESETIPHIILPSRTKKNIELKEDSDVWVYGDSESLRSAKTVKGANQLLKTSHVVELLIKGHLDQNKSSTLRELYYISENWDIAKFNEQAESDRLIEDLEIITGLQREDFHVRPEENGATLYGPIKLKELTKRGERTIHCQEDVGEAGYQIPYNVETVKFMEHDAKFIIAIETGGMQDRLIENGFDEKFDAILVHLKGQPARSTRRIIKRMNEELKLPVVVFTDGDPWSFRIYASVAYGAIKSAHLSEFMATPAAKFIGVQSSDIVEYELSTDKLNEQDVKALQSELTDPRFDTDYWKEQINMMLKLGKKSEQQAFAGKGLDYVTDVYLPERLGEMGVV from the coding sequence GTGATAGAAAAAAGCAACAAGGAGATAAGGGATTCCCTTTCAAAAACTACGCTTAAAAAGCTTATTCAGGATTTCTACGAACAGTTCGAGAGCGAAACCATTCCTCACATAATCCTCCCATCGCGCACAAAGAAGAACATAGAACTAAAGGAGGACAGCGATGTGTGGGTCTATGGGGATAGCGAGAGTCTGCGGAGTGCAAAAACAGTTAAGGGTGCAAACCAGCTCCTGAAGACGTCGCATGTTGTTGAATTGTTGATCAAAGGGCATCTTGACCAGAACAAAAGCTCAACACTGAGAGAATTGTATTATATCAGTGAGAATTGGGATATCGCAAAATTCAATGAACAGGCGGAGAGCGACAGGCTCATCGAGGACCTTGAGATCATAACAGGACTCCAGCGAGAGGATTTCCACGTGCGCCCGGAGGAGAACGGCGCCACTCTCTATGGGCCGATCAAGCTCAAAGAGCTAACCAAGAGAGGAGAGCGCACCATCCACTGCCAGGAGGACGTGGGCGAGGCGGGATACCAGATACCTTACAACGTGGAGACAGTCAAATTCATGGAGCACGACGCGAAATTCATCATCGCCATAGAAACAGGCGGTATGCAGGACAGGCTCATCGAGAACGGGTTCGATGAAAAATTCGATGCCATCCTGGTGCACCTGAAAGGCCAGCCCGCGCGCAGCACTCGCAGGATAATCAAGCGCATGAACGAGGAACTGAAGCTCCCGGTTGTAGTGTTCACGGACGGCGACCCCTGGAGTTTCCGCATTTATGCAAGTGTTGCCTACGGCGCTATCAAGAGCGCGCATCTCTCGGAGTTCATGGCAACCCCGGCAGCGAAGTTCATCGGGGTGCAGTCATCTGATATCGTGGAGTACGAGCTATCCACCGATAAGCTCAATGAGCAGGATGTTAAGGCGCTGCAGAGCGAACTTACAGACCCGAGGTTTGATACTGATTACTGGAAAGAGCAGATAAACATGATGCTGAAGCTGGGGAAGAAGTCTGAGCAGCAGGCTTTTGCGGGGAAGGGGCTGGATTATGTGACTGATGTGTATCTGCCGGAGAGGCTTGGGGAGATGGGGGTGGTTTGA
- a CDS encoding type II toxin-antitoxin system HicB family antitoxin, producing the protein MDESAVYDGLKRDPKNVGFNRYAIEIFYSEEDEGYIAVAPELPDCSAFGETEEEALKEIKIAIDLWLETAMKDGREIPKPTGKELLRTAVEGLIGFKAGRSQKVSAECA; encoded by the coding sequence ATGGATGAAAGTGCTGTTTATGATGGATTAAAGAGAGATCCCAAAAATGTGGGTTTTAACAGGTATGCGATAGAAATTTTCTATAGCGAGGAAGATGAAGGCTATATTGCCGTAGCACCAGAACTGCCTGATTGTTCTGCTTTTGGGGAAACTGAGGAGGAGGCATTGAAGGAAATCAAGATAGCGATTGACTTATGGCTGGAAACCGCTATGAAAGACGGGAGAGAAATACCTAAACCAACAGGAAAAGAACTCCTGAGGACTGCGGTTGAGGGATTAATTGGCTTTAAAGCAGGACGTTCGCAAAAAGTCAGTGCGGAATGTGCATAG
- a CDS encoding PIN domain-containing protein — MPGVINTRVTLDSNVFISAIKENEEYSKDCREILNFVGTSFILYQPTLCITELYNAIGKIKGEPPAKKALKEFYKMVYHLEDYGSSALCERVGKTALKYRVYSADAFYLQTSLDFKTSLISLDEKDFIDRIRTKDGKFKVYHAKDALSEILKVGS, encoded by the coding sequence ATGCCAGGGGTTATTAATACACGAGTAACTCTCGATTCTAATGTGTTCATCTCAGCCATCAAAGAAAATGAAGAGTATAGCAAGGATTGCAGAGAAATATTGAACTTTGTGGGCACATCATTCATACTCTATCAACCCACATTGTGCATCACAGAGCTCTACAACGCAATTGGAAAAATAAAAGGTGAACCTCCGGCAAAGAAAGCCCTGAAAGAATTTTATAAAATGGTATATCATCTTGAAGACTATGGTTCCAGTGCCCTGTGTGAAAGGGTAGGAAAAACAGCATTAAAATATCGGGTTTATTCAGCCGATGCTTTTTATCTCCAGACTTCGCTTGATTTTAAGACCAGCCTTATATCACTCGATGAAAAAGATTTTATTGACAGGATAAGAACAAAGGACGGCAAGTTTAAAGTTTATCATGCGAAGGATGCTCTATCTGAAATTTTGAAAGTAGGGAGCTAA
- a CDS encoding type II toxin-antitoxin system VapC family toxin, with protein MSIEGKNSGFTSTIVVAELSVGAYLSQRADALDKTLRIISAISIIDLNKEIALLGGKMYSELVRDGKEIELNDCLIAATTLSSGIK; from the coding sequence GTGAGTATTGAAGGGAAAAACAGTGGATTTACTTCTACTATCGTGGTAGCCGAGCTTAGTGTTGGCGCATATCTTTCACAGAGAGCAGATGCTCTGGACAAAACGCTTAGAATAATATCAGCAATCTCCATAATAGACCTAAACAAAGAAATCGCCCTCTTGGGAGGGAAAATGTACTCTGAACTGGTTAGGGATGGAAAAGAAATAGAATTGAATGACTGTTTGATTGCAGCAACCACATTATCTTCAGGAATAAAATAA
- a CDS encoding diacylglycerol kinase family protein — MDDEQFRIKDLGVIINPAAGAGKAVIENVAGKAIEIFRDCNIVHPAPGNGRETTIRLAGEIATRVDAILVVGGDGTMSDVAYGLFIAGAPVPIIGIGAGSTNVGPLISVRPHEMERLDPYALKMHGVGGIQASLNKARIGLGFNDVVLGDTVLTTLEGRVMQVSAVEFIKGKKKPAAPLKSGKKDSEICIERRDEVVEIHKGIFGQMFAAPLEERYLGKGLAGGTSLAAALGLPAGIAITSEPIINYSIGPEDFLAKEPIVTKTASFRKSDEVIVKGLREGTCLIVDGNPLVILRDDDEVRLRYLPDVAWVLRPHISR; from the coding sequence ATGGACGATGAACAATTCAGGATAAAAGATCTCGGGGTCATTATCAACCCTGCGGCAGGTGCTGGTAAGGCGGTCATTGAAAATGTGGCAGGCAAAGCCATTGAAATTTTCAGAGACTGTAATATTGTCCATCCAGCTCCCGGAAATGGGAGGGAAACCACGATACGCCTTGCAGGAGAGATCGCCACGAGGGTCGATGCTATTCTTGTGGTAGGAGGTGATGGAACGATGTCAGACGTGGCTTACGGTCTTTTCATTGCAGGCGCACCCGTGCCCATCATTGGCATCGGGGCGGGCAGTACCAATGTCGGCCCTCTCATCTCTGTAAGACCACATGAAATGGAAAGGCTTGATCCGTATGCACTCAAAATGCACGGGGTCGGAGGGATACAGGCAAGCCTGAATAAGGCCCGGATCGGACTTGGTTTTAATGATGTCGTTCTCGGCGATACCGTCCTTACAACTCTTGAAGGCCGCGTGATGCAGGTGAGCGCCGTAGAATTCATAAAAGGCAAAAAGAAACCTGCTGCTCCATTGAAATCGGGCAAAAAGGACTCTGAAATATGCATTGAGCGCCGGGATGAAGTTGTTGAAATTCATAAGGGGATTTTTGGTCAGATGTTCGCCGCCCCACTTGAGGAAAGGTATCTGGGTAAGGGACTTGCCGGCGGGACGTCGCTTGCAGCAGCCCTTGGTCTCCCGGCAGGTATTGCCATAACCAGCGAACCGATTATAAATTACAGCATAGGGCCCGAGGATTTCCTGGCGAAAGAGCCAATTGTTACCAAGACCGCCAGCTTCAGGAAAAGTGATGAAGTGATAGTCAAAGGTCTCAGGGAAGGCACATGCCTGATAGTTGACGGGAATCCGCTTGTTATCCTCAGAGATGACGATGAGGTAAGGCTGCGTTACCTTCCTGACGTAGCATGGGTTTTGAGACCGCATATTTCCAGGTGA
- a CDS encoding YbhB/YbcL family Raf kinase inhibitor-like protein: MGSKLYLSVFLLAIIAGCVANKESRDTKEVSMQNISISAEAFQDGGFIPDEYTCEGEDLSPALAWKGIPPESESLALIMDDPDCPGKTFVHWVIFNIPAKVQKLAKGMPRSETISDGSIQGMTDFGRAGYGGPCPPPGKPHRYYFKIYALDQKLSLGPGASKKQVEDAMKGHILAKGELIGKYGR; this comes from the coding sequence ATGGGATCGAAGCTCTATCTATCGGTTTTCCTTCTAGCAATTATCGCAGGATGTGTAGCCAATAAAGAGAGCAGAGATACAAAGGAGGTAAGTATGCAGAACATTTCAATTTCAGCAGAGGCATTTCAGGACGGGGGTTTTATCCCGGATGAATATACATGTGAGGGTGAGGATCTTTCGCCAGCATTAGCCTGGAAAGGAATACCGCCAGAATCTGAAAGCCTGGCACTGATAATGGATGATCCTGACTGTCCGGGGAAGACATTCGTTCACTGGGTTATTTTCAACATTCCTGCCAAAGTTCAGAAACTGGCAAAGGGAATGCCGAGAAGCGAAACCATTAGCGATGGAAGTATTCAAGGAATGACCGACTTCGGCCGCGCAGGATACGGCGGTCCGTGTCCCCCACCCGGAAAACCCCACAGGTATTATTTTAAAATATACGCCCTTGACCAAAAACTCAGCCTGGGGCCTGGTGCCTCCAAGAAACAGGTGGAGGATGCCATGAAAGGGCATATACTGGCAAAAGGCGAACTGATAGGCAAATACGGGAGATAA
- a CDS encoding DUF4382 domain-containing protein, with product MNRTKLLAVFALVAVVLLAGCVQAPTTTQGRAVFTIKDAAPDMGTVSSVKVTIDSVQVQSAAEGWVTVSSTPQTYDLLKLKAEGSQALLADVNLKTGTYQQVRLMTSKVVVTDMSGDHEAKLPSGELKIVGELTVNESSTSTATFDFIADESLHVTGNGDYIFAPVVKLETREKADVDVSSKANVKINGGTIKTNIKVGMDIDGNIGVGLNISKDTKLSIEGGKIKMGGIS from the coding sequence ATGAATCGAACAAAACTACTTGCTGTTTTTGCCCTTGTTGCTGTGGTGCTCTTGGCAGGGTGCGTCCAAGCACCTACCACAACACAAGGAAGAGCTGTATTTACCATAAAAGATGCCGCTCCAGACATGGGTACTGTTAGCAGTGTTAAAGTGACTATCGATAGCGTACAGGTGCAAAGCGCAGCCGAAGGATGGGTAACTGTATCGTCAACACCGCAGACTTATGATCTTCTCAAGCTCAAAGCAGAAGGAAGCCAGGCGCTTCTTGCAGATGTCAACCTGAAAACGGGAACATACCAGCAAGTTCGCCTGATGACTTCAAAAGTTGTCGTCACAGATATGTCAGGCGATCATGAGGCTAAACTGCCTTCTGGAGAATTGAAAATTGTTGGGGAATTAACAGTCAACGAAAGCTCAACATCAACCGCAACGTTTGACTTTATTGCAGACGAATCATTGCATGTAACAGGAAATGGAGATTATATCTTTGCTCCTGTCGTTAAATTAGAAACAAGAGAGAAAGCTGACGTGGATGTAAGTTCCAAAGCAAATGTCAAAATAAACGGCGGAACAATAAAAACAAACATCAAAGTGGGTATGGATATTGACGGCAATATCGGGGTCGGGCTTAATATTTCAAAAGACACAAAACTCTCCATTGAGGGAGGAAAGATAAAAATGGGCGGGATAAGTTAA
- a CDS encoding ferritin-like domain-containing protein — MVQILNEDFVLEVEASLIYVRNAFIMPKCVPSRVTEAIAVDEMRHMNWLADLIVKRGGKPSMDHRELDFGGDDLRGQLERQMTLESEAVERYKKHIEMIDDAEVAGVLRHILDEEKRHRKEFRMRLESIK, encoded by the coding sequence ATGGTCCAGATATTGAACGAGGATTTTGTTCTCGAGGTCGAAGCTTCATTGATTTATGTGAGAAACGCTTTCATTATGCCTAAGTGCGTTCCCAGCAGGGTCACAGAGGCAATAGCCGTTGACGAGATGAGGCACATGAACTGGCTTGCCGACCTGATCGTGAAAAGGGGTGGTAAGCCGAGCATGGATCACAGGGAACTTGATTTCGGAGGAGATGACCTGCGCGGTCAATTAGAAAGGCAAATGACTCTTGAATCCGAAGCAGTGGAGAGGTACAAGAAGCATATAGAAATGATTGACGACGCGGAAGTAGCGGGCGTCCTGAGACATATCCTTGATGAGGAAAAAAGGCACAGGAAAGAATTCAGGATGAGGCTTGAGAGTATTAAATAG
- a CDS encoding LemA family protein, producing MGIVSTIIVVVAIIVIVLLILYLISIYNRFQTLKNGSLATLGQIRVALKKRLDMISQLVESVQSYAKFEKGTFEKITEMRANVMKADTSAIQNIEAESRKILGNILVSVENYPNLKTSETVKPLMDAVKEIEDEIARHRYTYNNIVQEFNTMTDVVPSNMVASFFRFAKLTYLEFEEEIAKRPDLKWQI from the coding sequence ATGGGGATTGTATCTACAATAATCGTGGTTGTTGCAATAATCGTTATCGTATTGCTGATATTATATTTGATTTCTATTTATAACAGATTTCAGACCCTGAAGAATGGGTCACTCGCTACGCTTGGTCAGATAAGGGTGGCGCTGAAAAAAAGGCTTGACATGATTTCTCAACTTGTGGAATCCGTGCAGAGCTATGCAAAATTTGAAAAAGGCACATTCGAAAAAATCACTGAGATGAGGGCGAATGTGATGAAAGCCGATACAAGCGCGATTCAGAATATTGAAGCAGAGTCAAGAAAAATCCTTGGCAATATTCTTGTCTCCGTGGAAAATTACCCTAATCTGAAAACATCTGAAACAGTTAAGCCGCTCATGGATGCGGTGAAGGAAATTGAGGATGAGATCGCAAGACACAGGTACACTTACAATAACATAGTCCAGGAATTCAACACGATGACGGACGTCGTTCCATCCAATATGGTTGCATCATTTTTCAGATTCGCAAAGTTGACATACCTTGAATTCGAGGAAGAAATCGCAAAGCGCCCCGATCTCAAGTGGCAGATATGA
- a CDS encoding DUF2207 domain-containing protein, which produces MSETRQLVASFVVVILIGIAGYLASGYIQYSGDLVVDRYEAVFSPDGTLTETYVYDVSTSGKYTMLFRTWKVPLIDPEEPDLNSPYIQATDVNCPSGFTSYIKNYAGTVVTSDESKKFAIDSMAYLNEAGCYLPWFDKGKYTITFRYHVYPPMECDESFCHLNLMLSDEHVPYRDVRIVLKDPSSYVQKIFQHPPDFSVSRSDNDWIIAGKSPQNGLIEVEMLVNPAASDKFITRSRNIENKTGSVNSLYSIFYLLLSGFKYGLIAAVLGFPLILYFLYLKYGKETEFTVPRYLSYIPGKRKPWFVNMVFKGDAFDFDENGFFATLLDLHRREFIKIEQDEKKDDVRIKLLKEPGDAEDPYEKDVLSFLLHWSDYGTFDTDKFKGKVKSLAGKQDQISSLKMRMDRIMKKAYPEIAENFAVGGRGKFLILSAVLIGLTIVLLASQSYTYPILGESAVYSATLALQSLFIGAFTTSTLFGRWKGEYYKEKMEWDAFRNFLSDMAMIEKYSTSGGHGGGGGFGGGGGFGGGGAGGR; this is translated from the coding sequence ATGAGTGAGACAAGGCAGCTAGTAGCTTCTTTTGTTGTTGTTATTCTCATCGGGATTGCTGGATACCTTGCATCGGGTTATATCCAATATTCAGGCGATCTTGTTGTTGACAGATATGAGGCAGTCTTTTCACCTGATGGTACTTTAACCGAAACGTATGTTTACGATGTCAGCACCTCTGGAAAGTACACGATGTTGTTCAGGACCTGGAAGGTCCCTCTTATTGATCCGGAAGAGCCGGATCTGAACAGCCCATACATTCAGGCTACTGATGTAAACTGCCCTTCAGGATTTACTTCATATATCAAAAATTATGCTGGAACGGTTGTGACATCAGATGAATCGAAAAAATTCGCGATTGATTCCATGGCATACCTGAACGAAGCCGGCTGCTATCTTCCATGGTTTGATAAGGGTAAATACACCATCACCTTCAGGTACCATGTGTATCCGCCCATGGAATGCGATGAGTCGTTCTGCCATTTGAATCTCATGCTCTCGGATGAACATGTTCCCTACAGGGATGTCAGGATTGTTCTGAAAGATCCATCCAGCTATGTCCAGAAAATCTTCCAGCATCCCCCCGATTTCAGTGTTTCAAGAAGTGATAATGATTGGATCATTGCAGGCAAAAGCCCGCAGAATGGGCTCATAGAAGTGGAAATGCTAGTTAATCCGGCTGCATCGGATAAATTCATAACGAGATCGAGGAATATAGAAAATAAAACGGGATCTGTCAACTCACTATACTCAATATTTTATCTCCTCCTTTCAGGGTTCAAATATGGTTTGATCGCTGCTGTTCTGGGATTTCCTCTGATCCTCTATTTCCTATACCTCAAATACGGAAAGGAAACGGAGTTCACAGTGCCCCGGTATCTCAGCTATATCCCCGGTAAGAGAAAACCATGGTTTGTCAACATGGTATTCAAGGGGGATGCTTTTGATTTTGATGAGAACGGCTTCTTCGCAACACTGCTCGACCTGCACAGGAGGGAGTTCATAAAAATAGAACAGGATGAGAAAAAAGATGACGTAAGAATCAAGCTTTTGAAAGAACCCGGAGATGCGGAAGATCCTTACGAAAAAGATGTATTGTCATTTTTATTACATTGGTCAGATTATGGCACCTTTGACACGGATAAATTCAAAGGCAAAGTGAAATCGCTTGCAGGAAAACAGGACCAAATATCTTCCCTGAAGATGCGGATGGATCGCATAATGAAAAAGGCATACCCCGAAATCGCAGAAAATTTTGCTGTCGGCGGGAGAGGAAAATTCCTAATATTATCAGCAGTTCTCATAGGCCTGACAATTGTTCTGCTTGCAAGTCAGTCTTATACTTATCCCATACTCGGGGAGAGCGCCGTATATTCGGCGACTCTTGCCCTGCAATCCCTTTTCATAGGAGCATTTACCACTTCAACGCTCTTTGGCAGGTGGAAGGGCGAGTACTATAAGGAAAAAATGGAGTGGGATGCATTTCGCAATTTCCTTTCGGATATGGCAATGATAGAGAAATATTCAACAAGCGGAGGACATGGTGGTGGTGGAGGATTTGGTGGAGGAGGAGGGTTTGGAGGAGGTGGGGCAGGTGGAAGATGA
- the acs gene encoding acetate--CoA ligase: MKLCYVSLKMDETIESLLEEKRLFYPPAEFGKKAHINSIDDYRRIYDSSIKDPAFFWSQKAQELSWFKKWDRVYFWDHENVICRWFEGGKLNASYNCLDRHLSTRGDRLALLWEGEPGDTETYTYRKLYHEVCRFANVLKKRGIKKGDRVAIYLPMIPQLVISMLACARIGAIHNVIFAGFSAESLRGRIQDSSCKMVITADASFRSGKTIPLKENVDRAIDNTMESVIVYNRAGIEIGMKQGRDFWWHEEMNTASGECEPEIMDAEDPLFILYTSGSTGKPKGVLHTTGGYLLYVMLTFKWIFDYREEDLYWCTADCGWITGHSYLVYGPLASGATSLMFEGVPNYPQPDRYWELVEKYKVTIFYTSPTAIRAIERCGDNWPKGRDLSSLRLLGTVGEPINPEAWMWYYNVIGNSKCPIVDTWWQTETGGILISPLPGAIPLKPSSATVPFPGIEPVVLRPDGNEANVNEGGLLVIRKPWPGMMRTVYGNHARFKETYFTQFPGMYNTGDSARKDEDGYFWIMGRIDDVIKVSGHRLGPAEIESSLVSHSAVAEAAVVGYPHEIKGEAIYAFVTLKEGVWKNKELKQELVNHVRNEIGPIAKPEKLQFADALPKTRSGKIMRRILRKIASGDIDQLGDTTTLADPSVVEILVKERE, translated from the coding sequence GTGAAATTATGCTATGTGAGCCTGAAAATGGATGAAACTATCGAATCATTACTGGAAGAAAAGCGTTTATTCTATCCACCCGCGGAATTCGGGAAAAAAGCCCATATAAATAGCATCGATGACTATAGACGGATATATGACAGCTCCATTAAAGACCCAGCTTTTTTCTGGAGTCAAAAAGCGCAAGAACTTTCCTGGTTTAAAAAATGGGATAGAGTCTATTTCTGGGATCACGAGAACGTGATATGCAGGTGGTTCGAAGGCGGAAAGTTAAATGCATCCTATAACTGCCTCGACAGGCATCTTTCAACGCGTGGGGATAGACTTGCTCTTCTCTGGGAGGGTGAGCCGGGAGACACTGAAACGTACACTTACAGAAAATTATATCATGAAGTATGCAGGTTCGCAAATGTCCTGAAAAAAAGAGGTATTAAAAAAGGCGACAGGGTTGCAATTTATTTACCTATGATACCACAACTTGTTATCTCGATGCTTGCATGCGCGAGAATAGGCGCCATCCACAATGTTATTTTTGCGGGATTCAGCGCTGAATCGCTTCGCGGACGAATACAGGATAGTTCCTGTAAAATGGTGATCACTGCGGACGCGAGTTTCAGGTCGGGAAAGACTATACCTCTTAAAGAGAACGTTGATAGGGCAATTGATAACACTATGGAGAGCGTGATTGTTTACAACCGCGCTGGAATAGAGATCGGCATGAAACAGGGCAGGGATTTCTGGTGGCATGAGGAGATGAATACCGCTTCCGGGGAATGCGAACCCGAGATCATGGATGCCGAAGACCCGCTATTTATCCTTTACACAAGCGGAAGCACAGGCAAGCCAAAAGGTGTGCTGCATACAACAGGCGGTTACTTGCTGTATGTAATGCTGACGTTTAAATGGATTTTCGATTATCGCGAAGAGGATTTATACTGGTGCACGGCGGATTGCGGCTGGATAACAGGTCACAGCTATCTGGTGTATGGACCACTTGCATCGGGTGCTACGAGTCTGATGTTTGAGGGGGTGCCGAATTATCCGCAGCCTGACAGATACTGGGAACTCGTGGAAAAATACAAGGTCACGATCTTCTATACATCTCCCACTGCCATCAGAGCAATAGAAAGATGCGGTGATAATTGGCCGAAAGGAAGAGATCTTTCAAGCCTCCGTCTTCTCGGAACTGTTGGTGAACCGATAAATCCGGAAGCCTGGATGTGGTATTACAATGTCATCGGGAATAGTAAATGCCCGATCGTTGACACATGGTGGCAGACCGAGACCGGCGGCATCCTGATTTCACCTCTTCCGGGTGCCATTCCTCTCAAGCCCAGCTCGGCCACTGTCCCTTTCCCGGGGATTGAGCCCGTGGTTCTGCGGCCGGATGGCAATGAAGCGAACGTTAACGAAGGTGGTCTGCTCGTGATAAGGAAACCGTGGCCGGGAATGATGCGGACGGTCTACGGCAACCATGCGCGATTCAAGGAGACATATTTCACACAGTTCCCCGGAATGTACAATACCGGTGACAGCGCCAGAAAAGACGAGGACGGGTATTTCTGGATCATGGGAAGGATAGATGATGTAATAAAGGTCTCAGGGCACAGGCTCGGGCCGGCAGAGATAGAAAGTTCTCTTGTATCACATTCTGCAGTGGCAGAGGCTGCCGTGGTAGGATATCCTCACGAGATAAAAGGGGAAGCGATCTATGCCTTTGTCACGCTTAAAGAAGGTGTCTGGAAGAACAAGGAATTGAAGCAAGAACTCGTTAACCATGTCAGGAATGAGATAGGTCCAATAGCAAAACCTGAAAAATTGCAGTTTGCCGATGCCCTTCCCAAGACAAGATCGGGAAAAATCATGAGGCGGATACTCAGGAAAATAGCATCTGGAGATATAGACCAGCTTGGGGATACCACAACCCTCGCTGACCCTTCGGTTGTGGAGATATTAGTGAAGGAAAGGGAATGA